A section of the Chryseobacterium ginsenosidimutans genome encodes:
- the nuoF gene encoding NADH-quinone oxidoreductase subunit NuoF, whose product MSKKLLLKDAHIEGIRYFETYRKQGGYGAAEKALKMTPDEILEEVKASGLRGRGGAGFPTGMKWSFLAKPEGVPRHLVVNADESEPGTFKDRYLMEFLPHLLIEGMLISSYCLGSNVSYIYIRGEYSWIPDILEEAIEEAKAAGFLGKNIMGTGFDCEIYVQRGGGAYICGEETALLESLEGKRGNPRLKPPFPAVKGLWERPTVVNNVESIAAIVPIIDITGAEYAKIGVGRSTGTKLISACGNINKPGVYEIDMTITVEEFIYSDEYCGGIKDGKKLKACIPGGSSVPIVPANLLLKTVNGEPRYMNYESLADGGFATGTMMGSGGFIVLDEDQCIVEHTMTLARFYNHESCGQCTPCREGTGWMYKILKKIEKGEGKMEDIDLLWDIQRKIEGNTICPLGDAAAWPVAAAIRHFRDEFEWHIKNPELSQTQNYGLAHYADPIPAVDNA is encoded by the coding sequence ATGAGTAAAAAACTTTTACTTAAAGACGCACATATAGAAGGTATTCGCTATTTCGAAACTTACCGCAAACAGGGAGGTTACGGAGCAGCTGAAAAAGCCTTAAAAATGACACCCGACGAAATTTTGGAGGAAGTAAAAGCTTCCGGACTTCGTGGTCGTGGTGGAGCCGGATTCCCGACTGGGATGAAATGGAGCTTTCTGGCAAAACCGGAAGGTGTACCAAGACACTTGGTCGTAAATGCCGATGAATCTGAACCGGGAACATTCAAAGACAGATATCTAATGGAATTTCTTCCTCATTTATTGATTGAAGGAATGCTGATCTCGTCTTACTGTTTAGGTTCAAATGTTTCTTACATCTACATTCGTGGAGAATATTCATGGATTCCTGATATTTTAGAAGAAGCAATTGAAGAAGCTAAAGCAGCAGGATTTTTAGGTAAAAACATCATGGGAACTGGCTTCGATTGTGAAATCTACGTTCAGAGAGGTGGTGGAGCTTATATTTGTGGTGAAGAAACTGCATTGCTCGAATCTCTTGAAGGTAAAAGAGGAAATCCAAGATTAAAACCACCATTTCCAGCTGTAAAAGGACTTTGGGAAAGACCAACGGTTGTAAATAACGTTGAATCTATTGCAGCAATTGTTCCAATCATTGATATTACAGGTGCTGAATACGCTAAAATCGGAGTTGGAAGATCTACAGGTACAAAATTAATTTCTGCTTGTGGAAACATCAATAAACCGGGAGTCTATGAAATTGATATGACGATCACGGTTGAAGAGTTTATTTATTCTGATGAATATTGTGGTGGTATTAAAGACGGAAAAAAATTAAAGGCTTGTATCCCTGGAGGAAGCTCTGTTCCGATCGTTCCGGCAAATTTATTATTGAAAACAGTAAACGGAGAACCAAGATATATGAATTATGAATCCTTAGCTGACGGTGGTTTTGCTACCGGAACAATGATGGGTTCAGGAGGTTTTATCGTTTTGGATGAAGACCAGTGTATCGTAGAACATACCATGACTTTAGCGAGATTTTACAATCACGAAAGTTGCGGACAATGTACTCCTTGCCGTGAAGGAACGGGTTGGATGTACAAAATTTTGAAAAAAATTGAGAAAGGAGAAGGAAAAATGGAAGATATTGATTTGCTGTGGGATATCCAGAGAAAAATCGAAGGAAATACAATTTGTCCGTTAGGAGATGCAGCAGCTTGGCCTGTTGCAGCAGCTATTCGTCACTTTAGAGATGAGTTCGAATGGCACATTAAGAACCCTGAATTGTCTCAGACACAAAATTACGGATTGGCACATTACGCAGATCCAATCCCTGCAGTAGACAATGCTTAG
- a CDS encoding IMPACT family protein gives MFEFKTIEKPIENTLLKEKGSKFIGFAFPVNNEEELKNALEKVKNEHPKATHHCYAFRMGLNGENYRANDDGEPSGSAGLPIYNQLLANEITNVLVISVRYYGGTKLGVSGLVKAYKECAKITLEEANIITKELETTIEITFNFNQQNTIFTLLSKYDAKVLSFDSQEKASILAKIKLKRKDEILESLSNLQFVEYKV, from the coding sequence ATGTTCGAATTCAAAACCATAGAAAAACCCATAGAAAACACTCTACTAAAAGAAAAAGGAAGCAAGTTTATCGGATTTGCCTTCCCTGTTAATAATGAAGAAGAGCTCAAAAATGCTTTGGAAAAAGTAAAAAATGAGCATCCGAAGGCAACACATCACTGTTATGCTTTCAGAATGGGTTTAAATGGTGAAAATTATCGTGCTAATGATGATGGAGAACCTTCAGGAAGTGCCGGTTTACCGATTTACAATCAACTTTTAGCCAACGAGATTACGAATGTTCTGGTTATCTCTGTCCGTTATTACGGCGGAACGAAGCTTGGGGTTTCAGGTTTGGTAAAAGCATATAAAGAATGTGCAAAAATTACTTTAGAAGAAGCTAATATCATTACAAAAGAGCTGGAAACAACGATTGAAATCACATTCAATTTTAATCAGCAAAACACGATTTTTACCTTGCTTTCAAAATATGATGCAAAAGTGCTCAGTTTTGATTCTCAGGAAAAAGCATCAATTTTAGCCAAAATAAAATTAAAACGTAAGGATGAAATTTTGGAATCGCTGTCAAACTTACAATTTGTGGAATATAAAGTATAA
- a CDS encoding NADH-quinone oxidoreductase subunit NuoE family protein → MSETIAFKPESLAQVHKIMARYPEGRQKSALLPVLHLAQKEFGGWLDVPVMDYVAELLSIKPIEVYEVATFYTMFNMKPVGKYVLEVCRTGPCMVCGSEKILDHIRTKLNIKDGQTTEDGMFTLKPAECLGACGYAPMLQLGKFFHENLTIEKVDEILDLCREGQIALD, encoded by the coding sequence ATGAGCGAAACAATAGCTTTTAAACCGGAAAGTTTAGCACAGGTACATAAAATTATGGCTAGATATCCTGAAGGTAGACAAAAATCTGCTCTTCTTCCTGTCCTGCATTTGGCACAGAAAGAATTCGGAGGATGGTTAGACGTTCCAGTGATGGATTATGTAGCGGAATTACTGAGTATCAAACCAATTGAAGTATATGAAGTAGCAACTTTCTATACCATGTTCAATATGAAGCCGGTTGGTAAATATGTTTTGGAAGTTTGCAGAACCGGGCCCTGCATGGTTTGCGGAAGCGAAAAAATCCTTGACCATATCAGAACTAAACTGAACATTAAGGACGGACAAACTACTGAAGACGGAATGTTCACATTAAAGCCCGCAGAATGTCTGGGTGCTTGTGGATATGCTCCGATGTTGCAGTTAGGGAAATTCTTTCATGAAAATTTAACGATAGAAAAAGTAGACGAAATCCTTGATCTTTGTAGAGAAGGGCAAATCGCTTTAGATTAA
- a CDS encoding NADH-quinone oxidoreductase subunit C, which produces MTNEFVLEAITREFPESVISSSEPYGMLTVEVKKDDIKKIIHYLKDSSLEFNFLTDICGIHYPEFPEKEIGVVYHLHNMMANFRLRLKIFMSRENIEVDSLVDLYAGANWMERETFDFYGIKFKGHPDLRAILNMEDLGYHPMLKEYRLEDGTRTDKDDAMFGR; this is translated from the coding sequence ATGACGAACGAATTTGTATTAGAAGCAATCACAAGAGAATTTCCGGAATCTGTAATTTCCAGTTCAGAGCCTTACGGAATGCTGACTGTTGAAGTAAAGAAAGATGATATTAAGAAGATCATTCATTATTTGAAAGATTCATCGTTAGAATTTAATTTCCTTACAGATATTTGTGGAATCCATTACCCTGAATTTCCAGAAAAAGAAATAGGCGTTGTTTATCATTTACATAATATGATGGCAAATTTCAGATTGCGTCTAAAAATCTTTATGTCCAGAGAAAATATCGAAGTTGATTCTCTTGTTGATCTATATGCAGGAGCCAATTGGATGGAAAGAGAAACTTTTGATTTCTATGGAATTAAATTTAAAGGACATCCTGATCTTAGAGCTATTTTAAATATGGAAGATCTTGGATACCATCCTATGCTGAAGGAATATCGTCTTGAAGATGGGACAAGAACAGATAAGGACGATGCAATGTTCGGAAGATAA
- the nuoD gene encoding NADH dehydrogenase (quinone) subunit D yields the protein MKDNSLSNILNQYESKEQIDGQLYTLNLGPTHPATHGIFQNILTMDGERILHAEQTVGYIHRAFEKISERRNYSQITTLTDRMNYCSAPINNLGWHMTVEKLIGVKVPKRVDYMRVILMELARIGDHLICNGVTGMDAGAITGLTYMFIERERIYDMYEQICGARMTTNMGRIGGFERDFTPKFHELLQDFLKTFPARFKEFGTLLERNRIFMDRTIGAGAISAERALSYGFTGPNLRATGVDYDVRVAQPYSSYEDFDFIIPVGTSGDTYDRFMVRQQEIWESLKIINQAYDNLPEGPFHADVPDFYLPEKADVYQKMEALIYHFKIVMGETDVPKGEVYHPVEGGNGELGFYLVSDGGRSPYRLHFRRPCFIYYQAYPEMITGSVISDAIVTMCSMNIIAGELDA from the coding sequence ATGAAAGATAACTCATTATCTAATATACTAAACCAATACGAAAGTAAGGAACAGATTGACGGTCAGTTATACACCCTCAATTTAGGACCAACCCACCCTGCTACGCACGGGATTTTCCAGAATATCTTAACGATGGACGGAGAAAGAATCCTTCACGCAGAGCAGACTGTAGGGTACATCCACAGAGCATTTGAAAAGATTTCTGAAAGAAGAAATTACTCTCAGATTACTACTCTTACGGATCGTATGAATTACTGCTCTGCGCCTATCAACAATTTAGGTTGGCACATGACAGTTGAGAAGCTAATTGGAGTTAAAGTTCCTAAGCGTGTAGATTATATGCGTGTAATTTTAATGGAATTGGCAAGAATCGGTGACCACCTTATTTGTAACGGGGTAACCGGTATGGATGCAGGAGCGATTACAGGTCTTACTTATATGTTTATCGAAAGAGAACGTATTTATGATATGTATGAGCAGATTTGCGGAGCAAGAATGACAACAAATATGGGAAGAATCGGAGGTTTTGAAAGAGATTTCACACCAAAGTTTCATGAGTTATTACAGGATTTCCTGAAAACTTTCCCGGCAAGATTCAAAGAATTCGGTACTCTATTAGAAAGAAACAGAATTTTTATGGACAGAACCATCGGAGCAGGAGCAATTTCTGCGGAAAGAGCATTAAGCTATGGTTTTACAGGTCCCAATCTACGTGCAACAGGGGTAGATTATGATGTGAGAGTTGCACAGCCCTACTCTTCTTATGAAGATTTCGACTTTATTATTCCCGTAGGGACTTCAGGTGATACTTACGACCGTTTCATGGTTCGTCAGCAGGAAATCTGGGAATCACTTAAAATTATCAATCAAGCATATGACAATCTTCCTGAAGGGCCATTCCATGCGGATGTTCCGGATTTTTATCTTCCTGAAAAGGCTGATGTTTATCAAAAAATGGAAGCATTGATTTACCATTTCAAAATCGTAATGGGAGAAACTGATGTACCGAAAGGTGAAGTTTACCATCCTGTAGAAGGCGGAAACGGAGAATTAGGATTCTATTTGGTGAGTGATGGCGGAAGAAGCCCTTACAGGCTGCATTTCAGAAGACCATGTTTTATTTACTACCAGGCTTATCCTGAGATGATTACAGGTTCTGTAATTTCTGATGCGATTGTGACGATGTGTAGTATGAATATTATTGCGGGAGAATTAGACGCATAA
- a CDS encoding GNAT family N-acetyltransferase, with amino-acid sequence MSKVSVIEVKNKNELKQFVRFPMDLYKNNPYYVPSFIKDEYKIWDSKENPALNYSESKQFLALKDNKVVGRIALIINHKEEKELGIKKVRFGWIDFIDDREVSSALIQKAIDYAKENNIDRIEGPMGFTNLDKAGMLTMGFDKLATMIGIYNHEYYPQHLEALGLTKEKEWVEFEMNFPKILPERVEKFSGLIAQKYKLKVLPFKSKEEILPYVEPMFKLLDETYKTLSTYTPISEEQIQTYREKYFPFIDKNYVICVVDENNELVSFAITMPSYSKALQKSKGKLFPFGWWHFLQAGKKNDRANFYLIGIHPEYQRRGVTAIIFKEIFVRFTSMGINFAETNPELEENKSVQVLWQDYNPVNHKRRRTYSLEIK; translated from the coding sequence ATGTCTAAAGTTTCAGTTATTGAAGTAAAAAACAAAAACGAATTAAAACAATTTGTAAGGTTTCCGATGGATCTCTATAAAAACAATCCTTATTATGTTCCTTCTTTTATTAAAGATGAATATAAAATTTGGGACTCAAAAGAAAATCCTGCCTTAAACTATTCTGAATCTAAGCAGTTTCTTGCCTTAAAAGACAATAAAGTAGTCGGAAGAATTGCCTTAATTATCAACCATAAGGAAGAGAAGGAACTGGGCATCAAAAAAGTACGTTTCGGGTGGATTGATTTCATTGATGACAGAGAAGTTTCTTCAGCATTAATTCAAAAAGCAATTGATTATGCCAAGGAAAATAATATTGATAGAATTGAGGGACCAATGGGATTCACGAATCTCGACAAAGCAGGAATGCTTACAATGGGCTTTGACAAATTGGCAACAATGATCGGAATATACAATCATGAATATTATCCTCAGCATCTTGAAGCTCTTGGTTTAACAAAAGAAAAAGAATGGGTAGAGTTTGAAATGAATTTCCCAAAAATCCTTCCGGAAAGAGTAGAAAAATTCAGCGGGCTGATTGCTCAAAAATACAAGCTTAAGGTTCTTCCTTTTAAATCAAAAGAAGAAATTTTACCTTATGTCGAGCCCATGTTTAAACTGCTGGACGAGACTTATAAGACTCTTTCTACTTATACTCCGATTTCCGAAGAGCAAATACAGACATACAGAGAAAAATATTTCCCTTTTATAGACAAAAACTACGTAATCTGCGTAGTTGATGAAAATAATGAACTGGTATCTTTTGCCATTACAATGCCTTCCTATTCAAAGGCTTTACAAAAATCAAAAGGAAAATTATTCCCATTCGGATGGTGGCATTTTCTACAGGCAGGCAAGAAAAACGACCGTGCCAATTTTTATCTTATCGGAATCCATCCCGAATACCAGAGACGTGGCGTAACGGCAATTATTTTTAAAGAAATTTTTGTCCGCTTTACAAGCATGGGAATCAATTTTGCCGAAACCAATCCCGAATTAGAGGAAAACAAAAGTGTACAGGTTCTTTGGCAGGATTATAATCCGGTGAATCACAAAAGAAGAAGGACATACTCGTTAGAAATTAAATAA
- a CDS encoding zinc metallopeptidase: MGGYYIIIIISMAVSWYISWKLKSKFEYYSNVHLKNGLSGKEIAEKMLRDNGINDVQVISVPGQLTDHYNPANKTVNLSEAVYMQRNAAAAAVAAHECGHAVQHAVGYSMLELRSKLVPVVNISSNLMQFVLIAGIVIMAATRTIEDPNGNTIVLAIGVLMFAFTTLFAFITLPVEYDASNRAMKWLKDTGTVTAEEFVGVQDSLKWAARTYVVAAIGSLAQLLYWASLLLGGRRN, encoded by the coding sequence ATGGGTGGTTATTATATAATTATCATAATATCAATGGCCGTGAGTTGGTACATCTCATGGAAATTGAAGTCTAAATTTGAATATTACTCCAATGTACACCTTAAAAATGGGCTTTCTGGAAAAGAAATTGCCGAAAAAATGTTAAGAGATAATGGGATTAATGATGTTCAGGTAATTTCTGTCCCAGGACAATTAACGGATCATTATAATCCTGCGAATAAAACTGTTAATCTTTCGGAAGCTGTTTATATGCAGAGAAATGCTGCTGCGGCGGCTGTTGCCGCTCATGAATGTGGGCATGCAGTACAACATGCTGTAGGATATTCAATGCTTGAGCTTAGATCAAAATTAGTGCCTGTTGTAAATATAAGTTCTAATTTAATGCAGTTTGTGCTTATTGCCGGGATCGTTATCATGGCAGCAACCAGAACAATAGAAGATCCTAATGGAAATACTATAGTTTTGGCAATTGGAGTGTTGATGTTTGCATTTACAACTCTTTTTGCATTTATAACGCTTCCTGTGGAATATGATGCAAGTAATAGAGCTATGAAATGGTTAAAAGATACAGGAACTGTGACTGCTGAAGAGTTCGTGGGAGTTCAGGATAGTTTGAAATGGGCGGCAAGAACCTACGTTGTTGCAGCTATCGGATCTCTTGCGCAACTACTGTATTGGGCATCTTTATTATTAGGAGGAAGGCGAAATTAA
- a CDS encoding NADH-quinone oxidoreductase subunit B: MSDNKPIIRTDAPAPEGFEGEGFFATKLSSVIGMARKFSLWPLPFATSCCGIEFMATLNPTYDASRFGMERNSFSPRQADMLMVCGTISKKLGPVLKEVYTQMAEPKWVVAVGACASSGGIFDTYSVLQGIDKIIPVDVYVPGCPPRPEQIIEGVMQVQALAESESIRRRDMPEYQKLLDSYNISN, encoded by the coding sequence ATGTCAGATAACAAACCAATAATAAGAACAGATGCACCTGCTCCGGAAGGATTTGAAGGAGAAGGGTTTTTCGCAACGAAACTGAGCAGTGTAATCGGTATGGCTAGAAAGTTTTCTCTTTGGCCGCTGCCTTTTGCCACCTCTTGTTGTGGTATCGAGTTTATGGCTACCCTGAACCCGACTTATGACGCTTCTAGATTTGGTATGGAAAGAAACTCTTTCTCACCAAGACAAGCAGATATGTTGATGGTTTGCGGAACTATATCTAAGAAATTAGGACCTGTCCTAAAAGAAGTTTACACTCAGATGGCAGAGCCGAAATGGGTGGTTGCTGTTGGAGCCTGTGCTTCCAGCGGTGGTATTTTTGATACTTATTCTGTATTGCAGGGAATTGATAAAATTATACCTGTTGATGTTTATGTTCCTGGATGCCCTCCAAGACCTGAGCAGATTATCGAAGGTGTAATGCAGGTTCAGGCTTTAGCAGAAAGCGAAAGCATCAGAAGAAGAGATATGCCTGAATACCAAAAACTGTTAGATTCTTACAATATTAGCAACTAA
- a CDS encoding NADH-quinone oxidoreductase subunit A: MNLPESYIPILLQAGVAIAFVAVSLLGAHFLGPKQKKGDSVKNQSWECGVPVEGNARTPFSIKYFLTAVLFVLFDIEIVFFYPYAVNFREFGMEGFLAVLMFVAIFFMAFFYVWKRGALDWDK; this comes from the coding sequence ATGAATTTACCTGAAAGTTATATTCCAATCCTATTACAAGCAGGTGTTGCGATAGCATTCGTAGCGGTTTCTTTGCTTGGAGCGCATTTTTTAGGTCCGAAACAGAAAAAAGGAGATTCTGTGAAAAACCAAAGCTGGGAATGTGGAGTCCCGGTAGAAGGAAATGCAAGAACACCGTTTTCAATTAAATACTTTTTGACAGCGGTACTATTCGTACTATTCGATATTGAAATCGTATTTTTTTATCCTTACGCTGTCAATTTCAGAGAATTCGGAATGGAAGGATTCTTGGCAGTACTCATGTTCGTGGCGATTTTCTTCATGGCATTTTTCTATGTCTGGAAACGTGGTGCACTAGACTGGGATAAATAG